The following are from one region of the Thermococcus cleftensis genome:
- a CDS encoding lysylphosphatidylglycerol synthase transmembrane domain-containing protein, translating to MLESLTASAEQYFSVVSAASLRYLFLAFLTYYVSVVIYGIRWKLVLRGVGRDAPLWELVKAILASIFMNNVTPMSRSGGELLRMAWVSKRANIPAGVSAVSIIYERILETIPVFALFLLGMSYFSSDEPLPFLLFVVGGIALIWIKWDAFVRLSLRLFRTPITEEEMDRISSLRGMHNLNIIAIALSSAVWLLDVARLKLITLAFGLNLTWSFIALISIANLLFGLVAFTPGGVGIIEGGLIGTLTYFGIPTALAVSITLLERFVSYVASSIVGFAVLLSSGGVEIWKALKSQ from the coding sequence ATGCTCGAGAGTCTCACCGCTTCCGCGGAGCAGTACTTTTCGGTGGTGAGCGCGGCCTCGCTAAGGTACCTTTTCTTAGCTTTCCTTACATACTACGTCAGCGTGGTCATTTACGGAATCAGGTGGAAGCTCGTTCTGAGGGGCGTCGGGAGGGACGCGCCCCTGTGGGAGCTGGTCAAGGCAATACTGGCGTCAATCTTCATGAACAACGTTACTCCCATGAGCAGGAGTGGAGGAGAGCTCCTCAGAATGGCCTGGGTCTCAAAGAGGGCCAACATTCCAGCTGGAGTCTCGGCCGTCAGCATAATCTACGAGAGGATACTCGAAACGATACCTGTCTTTGCCCTCTTCCTCCTGGGAATGAGCTACTTCTCCTCGGACGAACCCCTGCCATTCCTCCTTTTTGTGGTGGGGGGAATAGCGCTCATCTGGATCAAGTGGGACGCCTTCGTCAGGCTCTCCCTCCGCCTGTTCCGCACCCCCATAACGGAGGAGGAAATGGACAGAATTTCCTCCCTCAGGGGTATGCACAACCTCAACATCATTGCCATAGCATTAAGCTCAGCCGTCTGGCTCCTCGACGTTGCCAGGCTGAAGCTCATAACCCTCGCCTTCGGCCTGAACTTAACCTGGAGCTTCATAGCACTTATCTCAATAGCCAACCTGCTCTTCGGCCTCGTCGCCTTCACCCCAGGTGGCGTGGGGATAATCGAGGGCGGGTTAATCGGAACGCTAACGTACTTCGGCATTCCAACGGCCCTCGCCGTCTCCATAACCCTCTTAGAGCGCTTCGTTTCATACGTTGCCAGCAGCATCGTGGGCTTCGCGGTCCTGCTCTCCTCCGGAGGGGTTGAAATATGGAAAGCCTTAAAATCGCAATAG
- a CDS encoding TIGR00375 family protein, with product MLVDADLHIHSRYSKAVSKAMTIANLAENARFKGLGIVGTGDILNPKWEEELLRNAERVDEGTYERNGIRFLLTAEVEDGKRVHHVLIFPSISTVREMREELRKHSHDIDTEGRPHLNLPAAEIADLANELGVLIGPAHAFTPWTSLYKEYDSLKEAYDGAKIQFLELGLSADSEMADRIKAHHSLTYLSNSDAHSPMPHRLGREFNRFEVRDATFEEIRKAILRRGGRKIVLNAGLDPRLGKYHLTACSRCYAKYSPEEARAFRWKCPKCGGRIKKGVRDRILELADTDERPKDRPPYLRLAPLAEIIAMVIGKGVETKAVRLIWERFLREFGSEIRVLVDVPLESLAEVHEEVAKAVWAYREGKLIVIPGGGGKYGEIKLPEEIRKASVEELESVEVSVPEEGKPRQRSITEFLKNAG from the coding sequence ATGCTGGTTGATGCGGACCTTCACATTCACTCGCGCTATTCGAAGGCGGTCTCGAAGGCAATGACCATAGCCAACTTGGCCGAAAACGCGCGCTTCAAGGGACTCGGCATAGTAGGGACCGGTGACATACTCAATCCGAAGTGGGAGGAAGAACTGCTGAGGAACGCGGAAAGGGTGGACGAGGGAACCTACGAGAGGAACGGAATCCGCTTCCTCCTCACGGCCGAGGTTGAGGACGGCAAGAGGGTGCACCACGTTCTAATCTTTCCGAGCATCTCCACGGTCCGGGAGATGAGGGAGGAGCTGAGGAAGCACTCCCATGACATCGACACCGAAGGAAGACCCCACCTCAACCTCCCGGCGGCCGAGATAGCAGACCTGGCCAACGAGCTCGGCGTTCTAATAGGCCCTGCCCACGCATTCACGCCATGGACGAGCCTCTACAAGGAGTACGACAGCCTTAAGGAGGCCTATGATGGGGCAAAAATCCAGTTCCTTGAGCTTGGCCTCTCCGCCGACAGCGAGATGGCCGACAGGATAAAGGCCCATCACTCCCTAACATACCTCAGCAACAGCGACGCGCACTCGCCGATGCCCCACCGCCTCGGGAGGGAGTTCAACCGCTTCGAGGTCAGAGATGCCACCTTCGAGGAGATCCGGAAGGCGATTCTCCGGAGAGGGGGAAGAAAGATAGTCCTCAACGCTGGCCTCGACCCCCGCTTAGGAAAGTACCATTTGACCGCCTGCTCCCGCTGCTACGCGAAGTATTCCCCGGAGGAGGCAAGGGCCTTCAGGTGGAAGTGTCCGAAGTGTGGCGGCAGGATAAAGAAGGGTGTCCGCGACAGGATCCTTGAACTGGCGGACACCGACGAGAGGCCGAAGGACAGGCCGCCTTACCTCCGTTTAGCCCCACTCGCAGAGATAATAGCGATGGTGATAGGCAAAGGCGTGGAGACAAAGGCGGTAAGGCTAATCTGGGAGCGCTTTTTGAGGGAGTTCGGGAGCGAGATAAGGGTTCTCGTCGATGTGCCGCTGGAAAGCCTGGCTGAAGTCCACGAGGAAGTTGCCAAAGCGGTGTGGGCATACAGGGAAGGCAAGCTTATCGTTATCCCCGGCGGTGGGGGGAAGTACGGCGAGATAAAGCTCCCGGAGGAGATAAGGAAGGCGAGCGTCGAGGAGCTTGAAAGCGTTGAGGTTTCCGTCCCGGAGGAGGGGAAGCCGAGACAGAGGAGCATAACCGAGTTCCTGAAGAATGCCGGGTGA
- a CDS encoding chloride channel protein — MASETGAYLRKWGVVIVFSILAGIVGGIGAIAFRIAIGIVHELFFGKLLPVVSYELAGLNVGYVLLPTLGALVVSLFIARCPEIRGNGVPEVIEAVIFKGGNIPGKFAVLKTIATAVTIGSGGSVGREGPIGFIGASLTSILARWFNLSREMRKLLVTCGLAAGIAGTFNTPLAGAMFALEVVYMGAFSINLVPIFIAAVTGNAVTMAVLERAVEIDIPGGIAHTLPELPFFFMTGLILGTLAAFYARFLYRVADGFSGSGIPETIKPVIGGLGVGLLGMLFPAYGIFGIGYEGMRMAFYGELAVGLLVTLGLVKMLATALTVGSGQSGGVFAPSLYIGTMFGAAFGAIVSSLFPSLGANPAVYALAGMAAFFSGMTQAPLTQILMVTELTRSYAVLPAVMTSATMGFLTARFFLGGESIYTLKLIRKGYRVKTGKPVILETISVGEIMTREPVYVTPEMTLFEVEHLIGETGHDCFPVVDSKGRVVGIIGVKDILKKSSSLKRMKVRRFLRRAYGITYPTETAEEALEKLMAYDQNLLPVVESPESRKLVGVITKRDIYRAYYRGLEGMYID; from the coding sequence ATGGCCTCCGAAACGGGAGCGTACCTCAGGAAGTGGGGCGTGGTGATAGTTTTCTCCATACTGGCCGGCATAGTCGGTGGCATCGGGGCCATAGCCTTCAGGATCGCCATAGGCATCGTCCACGAGCTGTTCTTCGGAAAACTCCTCCCGGTGGTCTCCTACGAACTGGCCGGCCTCAACGTCGGGTACGTTCTACTCCCCACCCTGGGGGCGCTCGTGGTTTCCCTCTTCATCGCCAGGTGCCCCGAAATCCGGGGCAACGGGGTTCCCGAAGTCATCGAGGCGGTGATATTCAAGGGCGGCAACATTCCGGGCAAGTTCGCGGTTCTGAAGACGATAGCGACGGCAGTAACGATAGGCTCCGGCGGAAGCGTTGGGAGGGAGGGACCGATAGGCTTCATCGGCGCGTCGCTGACGTCAATCCTGGCAAGGTGGTTCAACCTCTCGCGCGAGATGAGGAAGCTCCTCGTCACCTGCGGCCTCGCGGCGGGAATAGCGGGAACTTTCAACACCCCGCTGGCCGGGGCAATGTTCGCGCTCGAGGTAGTCTACATGGGGGCCTTCTCGATAAACCTCGTTCCCATCTTCATCGCCGCCGTCACTGGAAACGCCGTGACGATGGCGGTTCTTGAGAGGGCCGTGGAGATCGACATACCCGGAGGAATTGCCCACACACTCCCCGAGCTTCCCTTCTTCTTCATGACCGGCTTAATCCTTGGAACCCTGGCGGCATTCTACGCCCGCTTCCTCTACCGCGTGGCGGACGGCTTCTCCGGCTCGGGGATTCCAGAGACTATCAAGCCCGTCATAGGAGGCCTCGGCGTCGGCCTGCTTGGAATGCTCTTCCCCGCCTACGGGATCTTCGGCATAGGCTACGAGGGAATGAGAATGGCCTTCTACGGGGAGCTGGCGGTGGGTCTGCTCGTAACCCTCGGGCTGGTAAAGATGCTCGCCACCGCGCTGACCGTCGGCTCCGGCCAGAGCGGCGGCGTCTTCGCCCCGAGCCTCTACATAGGGACGATGTTCGGGGCCGCCTTTGGCGCCATCGTGAGCTCCCTCTTCCCCTCCCTCGGTGCCAATCCGGCCGTTTATGCTCTGGCGGGAATGGCGGCCTTCTTCAGCGGAATGACGCAGGCCCCGCTGACCCAGATACTGATGGTCACGGAGCTGACGAGGAGCTACGCGGTTCTTCCTGCCGTCATGACGTCCGCAACGATGGGTTTCCTGACGGCCAGGTTCTTCCTCGGGGGAGAGTCCATCTACACCCTCAAGCTCATCAGAAAGGGCTACCGCGTCAAGACAGGGAAGCCCGTAATCCTAGAAACTATATCCGTGGGCGAGATAATGACCCGCGAGCCGGTCTACGTCACCCCGGAGATGACGCTCTTCGAGGTGGAGCATTTAATAGGCGAAACCGGCCACGACTGCTTCCCGGTGGTCGATTCCAAGGGACGGGTCGTGGGCATAATCGGCGTCAAGGACATACTGAAGAAGTCCTCCTCGCTGAAGAGAATGAAGGTGAGGCGCTTCCTCCGCAGGGCCTACGGAATCACATACCCCACCGAAACGGCCGAGGAGGCACTGGAGAAGCTAATGGCCTACGACCAGAACCTTCTCCCAGTCGTGGAGAGTCCGGAAAGCAGGAAGCTGGTTGGTGTGATAACCAAAAGGGACATATACCGCGCCTACTACCGCGGGCTGGAGGGAATGTACATAGACTGA
- a CDS encoding thiamine-phosphate kinase — MRESEIINLFLRHLKRQGNLPLGDDAGAIKLGDEWLVATNDMLVRKTDVPGIMTPEQVGFKAVTMNVSDVAAMGARPIGFLFSLGVPGDVNVEYLEGVARGIGKALEFYGIPVLSADTNEADDLIIDGIALGRTRRLLTRSGARPGDLVCVTGDLGRALAGLLVWKHELKVKARVRNALYEKLLEPRARVEEGTALSGVATSAIDVSDGLSKELHVIAEMSGVGIEVEAERIPVRREVLEAAEVIGAEPLSLALASGEEFELTFTIRPELAESLDFECTVIGRVFSGAGVYITTEGKRQEMPVLGWEHLSRGENGTYRGVFR, encoded by the coding sequence ATGAGGGAATCCGAGATTATAAATCTCTTCCTCAGGCACCTCAAGAGGCAGGGAAATCTGCCCCTGGGCGACGACGCTGGGGCAATCAAGCTCGGCGACGAATGGCTGGTAGCAACGAACGACATGCTGGTCAGAAAGACCGACGTGCCGGGGATAATGACGCCGGAGCAGGTCGGCTTTAAGGCCGTCACGATGAACGTGAGCGATGTAGCGGCAATGGGTGCCAGGCCTATCGGTTTTCTCTTCTCCCTCGGCGTTCCCGGGGACGTTAATGTGGAGTACCTGGAAGGCGTCGCGAGGGGAATAGGAAAGGCCCTCGAGTTCTACGGCATTCCGGTTCTCAGTGCCGACACCAACGAGGCTGATGATTTGATAATAGACGGAATCGCCCTCGGAAGAACGAGGAGACTGCTCACGAGGAGCGGGGCGAGGCCAGGGGATTTAGTCTGCGTTACCGGTGACCTCGGCAGGGCTTTGGCTGGACTTCTCGTCTGGAAGCATGAGCTTAAAGTTAAAGCCAGAGTTAGGAATGCCCTCTACGAGAAGCTCCTAGAACCAAGGGCCAGGGTGGAGGAGGGAACGGCCCTCAGCGGGGTTGCCACCTCAGCCATAGACGTGAGCGACGGCCTGAGCAAGGAGCTTCACGTCATAGCTGAAATGAGCGGTGTTGGAATAGAGGTTGAGGCTGAGAGGATCCCCGTGAGGAGGGAGGTGCTGGAAGCCGCGGAGGTAATTGGGGCTGAACCGCTCTCTCTCGCCCTTGCCAGTGGGGAGGAATTCGAACTAACCTTCACAATAAGGCCAGAGCTCGCTGAGAGCCTGGATTTCGAGTGCACGGTCATAGGAAGGGTTTTCAGCGGAGCGGGAGTCTACATTACCACGGAAGGAAAAAGACAGGAGATGCCCGTTCTCGGCTGGGAACACCTCAGCAGGGGAGAAAATGGGACGTATAGAGGTGTGTTCCGATAA
- a CDS encoding CBS domain-containing protein, whose translation MDIEAALERFHSLKLTDIMPRLESMPVVTADADLLSVLKVLRTRHHVWVVKDRDSMELVGFIRYIDVIDVLLPPGAHKFKLGITSKTMKSMLGGAARAEDIAERHALTIEENATVLEALVKMRKYRTQVLAVVEGKKLVGEVSLRILIDELLRLLRVGGAQWKP comes from the coding sequence ATGGACATCGAAGCGGCCCTTGAGAGGTTTCACTCGCTTAAACTGACCGACATCATGCCCAGGCTCGAGAGCATGCCCGTGGTCACCGCAGATGCAGATCTCCTCAGCGTCCTCAAGGTACTCCGCACGAGGCACCACGTTTGGGTTGTGAAGGACAGGGATAGTATGGAGCTGGTTGGGTTTATCCGTTATATAGACGTCATCGACGTCCTCCTGCCACCCGGGGCCCACAAGTTCAAGCTGGGGATAACGAGCAAGACCATGAAATCCATGCTCGGCGGCGCGGCAAGGGCCGAGGACATCGCCGAGAGGCATGCACTGACGATAGAGGAAAACGCCACGGTTCTTGAAGCCCTCGTGAAGATGAGAAAGTACAGGACACAGGTTCTGGCCGTCGTCGAGGGGAAGAAGCTCGTAGGTGAGGTGAGCCTCCGCATACTGATAGACGAGCTGCTGAGACTGCTCCGGGTGGGTGGTGCACAATGGAAACCGTGA
- a CDS encoding glycosyltransferase family 4 protein: MESLKIAIASDWFYPKVGGIESHIDELARNLMNLGHQPHIITHDYRYMKPYIDSFPYPVDRFPASLYFRKYHVSVGFGQFWRINELYKRTNFDLTHVHSIYSPLAVAVSKISRGIRGVPVVATNHSFFGEPPLGKLVRAFVRHHLKKVDTFVAVSSPVAEDTRKLLGKDLNGRPVVVVPNGIDVRKWRPPEPEEREKARRELGVGDEIVILYLGRMTERKQAHRIPVMVKKALEKSGMSERKVRLVMIGNGPMRPVLEENLRRTGLGEIAELYDFMERGRLLPLYWAADLVLMPGILEAFPVVGLEAMATGNPVIGRNESGLSDMVVQGITGLLAVSEEEMAENLAKVFEEPELLVEMGACARERAERDFSWEVVLRRLLRIYRMTIEMGEEADRLYLAYKLMRRLS; the protein is encoded by the coding sequence ATGGAAAGCCTTAAAATCGCAATAGCAAGCGACTGGTTCTACCCCAAGGTCGGCGGAATCGAGTCGCACATCGACGAGCTTGCCCGGAATCTCATGAACCTCGGCCACCAGCCCCACATAATAACCCACGACTACAGGTACATGAAGCCCTACATCGACAGCTTTCCCTATCCCGTGGACAGGTTTCCCGCGTCGCTGTACTTTCGGAAGTACCACGTGAGCGTCGGCTTCGGTCAGTTCTGGCGGATAAATGAGCTTTACAAGAGAACAAACTTCGACTTGACCCACGTCCACAGCATCTACTCCCCCCTCGCGGTGGCTGTCTCCAAGATATCACGCGGGATAAGGGGCGTTCCGGTCGTCGCCACCAACCACTCCTTCTTCGGTGAACCTCCCCTAGGCAAGCTCGTTAGGGCCTTCGTGAGACACCACCTGAAGAAGGTGGACACCTTCGTGGCCGTCAGCAGTCCGGTTGCCGAGGACACCAGAAAGCTGCTCGGAAAGGACCTCAACGGCCGGCCGGTGGTGGTCGTTCCCAACGGCATAGATGTTAGAAAGTGGCGCCCGCCGGAGCCGGAGGAGCGGGAGAAGGCGAGGAGAGAGTTGGGTGTCGGCGATGAGATAGTGATCCTGTACCTCGGGAGAATGACCGAGAGGAAGCAGGCCCACAGGATTCCCGTGATGGTGAAGAAAGCGCTGGAGAAAAGCGGAATGTCCGAGAGAAAGGTCCGACTGGTGATGATAGGCAACGGTCCCATGAGGCCCGTCCTTGAGGAGAACCTCAGGAGAACGGGGCTCGGGGAGATAGCGGAGCTCTACGACTTTATGGAGAGGGGAAGGTTGTTGCCCCTCTACTGGGCGGCCGACCTCGTTCTCATGCCCGGAATATTGGAGGCCTTCCCGGTGGTAGGTCTCGAGGCAATGGCAACGGGCAATCCCGTCATTGGAAGAAACGAGAGCGGGCTATCAGACATGGTGGTTCAAGGCATCACTGGCCTTCTGGCTGTCAGCGAGGAGGAAATGGCAGAAAACCTCGCGAAGGTCTTTGAGGAGCCCGAACTTTTGGTGGAGATGGGAGCGTGCGCGAGAGAAAGGGCCGAAAGGGATTTCTCGTGGGAAGTCGTGTTGAGGAGGCTCCTTCGGATTTACAGAATGACGATCGAGATGGGCGAGGAAGCGGACAGGCTTTACCTGGCATACAAGCTTATGAGGAGGCTGTCGTGA
- the amrS gene encoding AmmeMemoRadiSam system radical SAM enzyme, giving the protein MREALYWEPLEGGKVRCKLCPLNCIISDGKRGSCRIRKNIGGKLYTLNYGKVSAIGADPVEKKPLFHFWPGSCALSISTVGCNMHCKHCQNWEISQADESFPYLHDMTPEMVVAMAKRYSCESIAYTYNEPVIWYEFVLDTAKLAKREGIYNLLITNGYINEEPFRELAPYIDAMNIDIKAFDDTFYMKIASVPSGEPSRRTAVIAKKDFGIHVELTYLIIPTLNDGEEEIRAFARWVVEELGDDTPVHFSRFFPHYKLSHLPPTPVETVEMAYRVAREEGLKFVYIGNVPGHEGENTYCPKCGKPLIVRWGFEITEYSITDDGRCKYCGERIPVVGTYTKKRYERTW; this is encoded by the coding sequence ATGCGTGAGGCCCTTTACTGGGAGCCCCTTGAAGGGGGCAAGGTGAGGTGTAAGCTCTGTCCGCTCAACTGCATCATCAGCGATGGGAAGAGGGGCTCCTGCAGGATAAGGAAGAACATCGGGGGCAAGCTCTACACCCTTAACTACGGAAAGGTATCGGCCATCGGGGCGGACCCTGTTGAGAAGAAACCTTTATTCCACTTCTGGCCCGGTTCGTGCGCCCTCTCGATAAGCACCGTCGGCTGCAACATGCACTGCAAGCACTGCCAGAACTGGGAGATAAGCCAGGCCGACGAGAGCTTTCCCTATCTCCACGACATGACGCCCGAGATGGTCGTGGCGATGGCAAAGCGCTACTCCTGCGAGAGCATAGCCTACACCTACAACGAGCCGGTCATCTGGTACGAGTTCGTCCTCGACACAGCAAAGCTCGCTAAAAGGGAGGGGATTTACAACCTCCTCATAACCAACGGCTATATAAATGAAGAGCCCTTCAGGGAGCTGGCGCCGTACATAGATGCCATGAACATCGACATCAAGGCGTTCGATGACACCTTCTACATGAAGATAGCGAGCGTCCCGAGCGGCGAGCCGAGCAGGAGAACCGCTGTTATAGCGAAGAAAGACTTTGGAATCCACGTCGAGCTGACCTACCTAATAATCCCGACGCTCAACGACGGGGAGGAGGAAATCAGAGCTTTCGCGCGCTGGGTGGTGGAGGAACTCGGAGACGACACACCGGTTCACTTCTCGCGCTTCTTCCCCCACTACAAGCTCTCCCACCTGCCGCCAACGCCGGTTGAGACCGTCGAGATGGCCTACCGCGTTGCCAGGGAAGAAGGATTAAAGTTCGTCTACATCGGCAACGTGCCGGGACATGAGGGGGAAAACACATACTGCCCGAAGTGCGGCAAACCTTTAATAGTCCGCTGGGGTTTCGAGATTACCGAGTACAGCATCACGGACGACGGAAGATGTAAGTACTGCGGTGAACGTATCCCGGTCGTTGGGACGTACACGAAAAAGCGATATGAAAGAACGTGGTGA
- a CDS encoding cation:proton antiporter: METVTWLLFAIGISLILAKIGDSIIERFELPGVLGELLMGMLLGNLVYFGIVAPQYLPIVSGEGFTTDLTVVSNFLAKLGIIFLLFLGALDADLEQLKKTGLTATVSTILGVFVPLVLGWFALMELGYDSREAFAGGVLLTATSIGLTVRVMMDLGVLKSEVGAASLSASVMDDFLGIALVIFAVGSGSLIELSAKIVAFFVITGVIWWFLVDYYIRFAERLHVEKGILGMVLGMTFLFAALAEGWFAAAIEGAFMMGLVLSRLPEGKRLMDDVRAIGYGLLIPFFFVHTGAMLNLTVFENADALILAGVLTVVAVFGKVFGRGIGAWITAWGRGRDFLFTRENFMMSLQMGIGSVPRTEVALVDLMVAIHGGAISPEHAPEFIAATLIFITVSVLITPPLLKWAFRQEIEEKRSTKAAQKVERIQETKRRIREVKGSG; the protein is encoded by the coding sequence ATGGAAACCGTGACGTGGCTGCTGTTCGCCATCGGCATCTCACTGATTCTGGCAAAGATCGGAGACAGCATAATAGAGCGCTTTGAGCTTCCAGGAGTTCTCGGAGAGCTTCTCATGGGAATGCTTCTCGGCAACCTCGTCTACTTCGGCATAGTTGCGCCCCAGTACCTGCCCATCGTCAGCGGCGAGGGCTTCACCACGGACCTGACGGTCGTCTCCAACTTCCTGGCAAAGCTGGGCATAATATTCCTGCTCTTCCTCGGCGCCCTCGACGCCGACCTTGAACAGCTGAAGAAGACAGGTCTGACGGCAACGGTCTCGACGATTCTAGGTGTCTTCGTTCCCCTTGTTCTCGGCTGGTTTGCCCTCATGGAGCTTGGCTACGACAGCAGGGAAGCCTTCGCCGGCGGCGTTCTGCTCACAGCAACGAGCATAGGCCTAACCGTCAGGGTGATGATGGATTTAGGCGTGCTCAAGAGCGAGGTGGGAGCGGCTTCGCTTAGCGCGAGCGTCATGGACGATTTCCTTGGTATAGCGCTCGTGATATTCGCCGTTGGGAGCGGGAGCTTGATAGAGCTGAGCGCCAAGATAGTAGCGTTTTTCGTGATAACCGGGGTGATATGGTGGTTCCTGGTTGATTATTACATAAGGTTCGCCGAGAGGCTCCACGTTGAGAAGGGAATCCTCGGAATGGTCCTCGGAATGACCTTCCTTTTTGCGGCTCTGGCGGAGGGCTGGTTTGCCGCTGCCATAGAGGGCGCCTTCATGATGGGCCTCGTCCTTTCGAGGCTTCCTGAGGGAAAGAGGCTCATGGACGACGTGAGGGCCATAGGCTACGGCCTGCTGATACCGTTCTTCTTCGTGCACACGGGGGCGATGCTAAACCTGACCGTTTTTGAAAACGCCGACGCACTGATCCTGGCGGGAGTTTTAACTGTCGTTGCCGTCTTTGGAAAGGTGTTCGGAAGGGGAATCGGAGCGTGGATAACCGCATGGGGGCGCGGAAGGGATTTCCTCTTCACCCGGGAGAACTTCATGATGTCGCTCCAGATGGGCATAGGCTCGGTGCCGAGGACGGAGGTTGCACTCGTCGATTTGATGGTGGCGATACACGGGGGGGCGATAAGCCCGGAGCACGCCCCGGAGTTCATAGCGGCGACGCTGATATTCATAACCGTCTCAGTGCTGATAACGCCGCCGCTCCTCAAGTGGGCGTTCAGGCAGGAGATTGAAGAGAAGAGAAGCACGAAAGCGGCCCAGAAGGTAGAGAGAATCCAGGAAACCAAGAGGAGGATAAGGGAAGTTAAGGGCTCCGGCTAG
- a CDS encoding polysaccharide deacetylase family protein: MKVAITFDVEHDCPPYLTTTRGMEEGLPKLLDLMAEKRIKATFFFTAEMAKRFPELVRRVIDEGHELGSHNYNHERLDKLSFEEGKRAIEKSFKVLREFGEVVSFRAPNLQFPNEYYRVLEENGVLVDSSKATYKGYRSGVKFFGNVLEVPASTTSSVIRLPWRFQRIIHLHLKEPKVYFAHPWEFVPMQREKIRWDCRFNTGDRAIELLGTLIDHYRKEGARFYTMREFYGEYGKLKRG, from the coding sequence ATGAAAGTAGCGATAACCTTTGACGTTGAACATGACTGCCCGCCTTACCTAACAACCACGAGGGGAATGGAGGAGGGGCTGCCGAAGCTCCTAGACCTGATGGCGGAGAAGAGGATAAAGGCGACCTTCTTCTTCACCGCGGAGATGGCGAAGCGCTTTCCCGAGCTGGTCAGGCGTGTAATCGACGAAGGCCACGAGCTTGGAAGCCACAACTACAACCATGAGAGACTCGACAAGCTGAGCTTTGAAGAAGGGAAGAGAGCAATCGAGAAGTCCTTCAAGGTTCTCCGCGAGTTCGGGGAGGTCGTCTCCTTCCGCGCTCCGAACCTCCAGTTCCCGAACGAGTACTACCGCGTCCTCGAGGAGAACGGAGTCCTCGTTGATTCCTCCAAGGCGACCTACAAGGGCTACCGCTCTGGAGTGAAGTTCTTCGGGAACGTCCTTGAGGTGCCCGCGTCGACTACAAGCTCCGTCATAAGGCTCCCCTGGAGGTTTCAGAGGATTATCCACCTCCACCTAAAGGAGCCGAAGGTTTACTTCGCCCACCCGTGGGAGTTCGTCCCGATGCAGAGGGAAAAGATAAGGTGGGACTGCAGGTTTAACACTGGGGATAGGGCCATAGAGCTCCTCGGAACGCTCATCGACCACTATAGAAAGGAGGGTGCAAGGTTCTACACAATGCGGGAGTTCTACGGGGAATACGGAAAGCTTAAACGTGGTTAA